From Calonectris borealis chromosome 9, bCalBor7.hap1.2, whole genome shotgun sequence, one genomic window encodes:
- the GNB4 gene encoding guanine nucleotide-binding protein subunit beta-4 isoform X1 translates to MSELEQLRQEAEQLRNQIRDARKACSDTTLAQITTSLDSVGRIQMRTRRTLRGHLAKIYAMHWGSDSRLLVSASQDGKLIIWDSYTTNKMHAIPLRSSWVMTCAYAPSGNYVACGGLDNICSIYNLKTREGNVRVSRELPGHTGYLSCCRFLDDNQIVTSSGDTTCALWDIETGQQTTTFTGHTGDVMSLSLSPDMRTFVSGACDASSKLWDIRDGMCRQSFTGHVSDINAVCFFPNGHAFATGSDDATCRLFDLRADQELMMYSHDNIICGITSVAFSKSGRLLLAGYDDFNCNVWDTLKGERAGVLAGHDNRVSCLGVTDDGMAVATGSWDSFLRIWN, encoded by the exons ATGAGTGAGCTGGAACAGTTACGGCAGGAGGCAGAGCAACTGCgaaatcaaatcaga GATGCAAGGAAAGCATGTAGTGACACAACTCTTGCTCAG atcacAACAAGTCTGGACTCAGTGGGTCGAATTCAAATGCGAACAAGGCGTACGCTTAGAGGTCACTTAGCCAAAATCTATGCTATGCACTGGGGATCTGACTCGAG GTTACTAGTAAGTGCTTCTCAAgatggaaaattaattatttgggaTAGTTATACAACAAATAAG ATGCACGCCATTCCTTTGAGATCCTCCTGGGTGATGACTTGCGCATACGCACCGTCTGGAAACTACGTTGCCTGTGGTGGATTGGACAACATCTGTTCCATATACAACTTAAAAACCAGAGAGGGCAATGTGAGAGTGAGCCGAGAGTTGCCAGGGCATACAG GATACTTGTCCTGTTGTCGCTTTCTAGATGACAACCAAATTGTCACTAGCTCAGGAGACACCACTTG CGCTTTGTGGGATATTGAAACTGGTCAACAGACCACCACATTCACTGGGCATACTGGCGATGTGATGAGTCTCTCTCTAAGTCCAGATATGAGGACTTTTGTTTCGGGTGCCTGTGATGCCTCCTCGAAGCTTTGGGATATTCGAGATGGAATGTGCAGGCAGTCGTTCACAGGGCATGTGTCAGATATTAATGCAGTTTGT TTTTTCCCTAATGGACATGCATTTGCCACTGGATCTGATGATGCCACTTGCCGACTCTTTGACCTACGTGCAGATCAGGAATTAATGATGTATTCGcacgacaatatcatctgcgggATCACTTCTGTAGCCTTCTCAAAAAGCGGTCGCCTCTTGCTAGCAGGTTATGATGACTTCAACTGCAACGTGTGGGATACTCTGAAAGGGGAGAGAGCAG GTGTCCTTGCCGGCCATGACAACCGTGTCAGCTGTTTAGGTGTTACTGATGACGGCATGGCTGTAGCTACAGGGTCTTGGGACAGTTTTCTCAGAATCTGGAATTAA
- the GNB4 gene encoding guanine nucleotide-binding protein subunit beta-4 isoform X2 has translation MHAIPLRSSWVMTCAYAPSGNYVACGGLDNICSIYNLKTREGNVRVSRELPGHTGYLSCCRFLDDNQIVTSSGDTTCALWDIETGQQTTTFTGHTGDVMSLSLSPDMRTFVSGACDASSKLWDIRDGMCRQSFTGHVSDINAVCFFPNGHAFATGSDDATCRLFDLRADQELMMYSHDNIICGITSVAFSKSGRLLLAGYDDFNCNVWDTLKGERAGVLAGHDNRVSCLGVTDDGMAVATGSWDSFLRIWN, from the exons ATGCACGCCATTCCTTTGAGATCCTCCTGGGTGATGACTTGCGCATACGCACCGTCTGGAAACTACGTTGCCTGTGGTGGATTGGACAACATCTGTTCCATATACAACTTAAAAACCAGAGAGGGCAATGTGAGAGTGAGCCGAGAGTTGCCAGGGCATACAG GATACTTGTCCTGTTGTCGCTTTCTAGATGACAACCAAATTGTCACTAGCTCAGGAGACACCACTTG CGCTTTGTGGGATATTGAAACTGGTCAACAGACCACCACATTCACTGGGCATACTGGCGATGTGATGAGTCTCTCTCTAAGTCCAGATATGAGGACTTTTGTTTCGGGTGCCTGTGATGCCTCCTCGAAGCTTTGGGATATTCGAGATGGAATGTGCAGGCAGTCGTTCACAGGGCATGTGTCAGATATTAATGCAGTTTGT TTTTTCCCTAATGGACATGCATTTGCCACTGGATCTGATGATGCCACTTGCCGACTCTTTGACCTACGTGCAGATCAGGAATTAATGATGTATTCGcacgacaatatcatctgcgggATCACTTCTGTAGCCTTCTCAAAAAGCGGTCGCCTCTTGCTAGCAGGTTATGATGACTTCAACTGCAACGTGTGGGATACTCTGAAAGGGGAGAGAGCAG GTGTCCTTGCCGGCCATGACAACCGTGTCAGCTGTTTAGGTGTTACTGATGACGGCATGGCTGTAGCTACAGGGTCTTGGGACAGTTTTCTCAGAATCTGGAATTAA